From the genome of Danio aesculapii chromosome 16, fDanAes4.1, whole genome shotgun sequence, one region includes:
- the LOC130243314 gene encoding cortexin-2, with the protein MAEHLHSSTLSASGATQPIPFLTLEQKAAFVFVLLLFIFLGLLIVRCFRILLDPYSSMPSSTWTDYMEKDTFDYRIA; encoded by the coding sequence ATGGCGGAGCATCTCCACAGCAGCACGCTGTCTGCGTCTGGGGCCACCCAGCCCATCCCTTTCCTCACACTGGAGCAGAAGGCTGCCTTCGTCTTcgtcctcctcctcttcatctttCTGGGGCTGCTGATCGTGCGCTGCTTCCGAATCCTGCTGGATCCGTACAGCAGCATGCCGAGTTCCACATGGACAGACTATATGGAAAAAGACACCTTCGACTACCGCATTGCCTGA